A portion of the Fulvia fulva chromosome 1, complete sequence genome contains these proteins:
- a CDS encoding Adenosylhomocysteinase codes for MGEPAKNYKVADINLAAFGRREIELAEQEMPGLMQTREKYAQEQPLAGARIAGCLHMTIQTAVLIETLKALGAEITWTSCNIFSTQDHAASAIAAGGTPVFAWKGETEEEYQWCLEQQLKAFPSGKPLNLILDDGGDLTALVHQKYPEMLEGCYGVSEETTTGVHHLYKMLKNKGKPNGLLAPSINVNDSVTKSKFDNLYGCKESLVDGIKRATDVMIAGKIAVVAGFGDVGKGCAEALRSMGARVLVTEIDPINALQAAMTGFQVVTMEEAAPTAQIFVTTTGCRDIIVGKHFEAMREDAIVCNIGHFDIEIDVAWLKKTAKEVVSIKPQVDRFLMPSGRHIILLAEGRLVNLGCATGHSSFVMSCSFTNQVLAQIMLYKSADKEFAKKYIEFGRAIEDDEVDLRQKKKENEPKSSVERLPVGVYVLPKILDEQVAKLHLEHVNVNLTKMTDVQADYMGLPVEGPFKSEMYRY; via the exons ATGGGTGAGCCGGCAAAGAACTACAAG GTTGCAGACATCAACCTCGCGGCCTTTGGCCGACGAGAGATTGAGCTGGCCGAGCAGGAGATGCCAGGTCTCATGCAGACCCGCGAGAAGTACGCCCAGGAGCAGCCTCTCGCCGGTGCCCGCATTGCTGGTTGCTTGCACATGA CCATCCAGACCGCCGTGCTCATCGAGACCCTCAAGGCTCTTGGTGCCGAGATCACATGGACATCTTGCAACATCTTCTCCACCCAGGACCACGCCGCTTCCGCCATTGCCGCCGGCGGCACCCCCGTGTTTGCATGGAAGGGCGAGACCGAAGAGGAGTACCAGTGGTGCTTGGAGCAACAACTGAAGGCGTTCCCATCCGGCAAGCCACTCAACCTGATCCTCGACGATGGCGGTGATCTCACTGCCCTCGTCCACCAAAAGTACCCCGAGATGCTCGAGGGCTGCTACGGTGTCTCGGAGGAGACCACCACCGGTGTCCACCACCTCTACAAGATGCTCAAGAACAAGGGCAAGCCAAACGGTCTGTTGGCTCCATCCATCAACGTCAACGACTCCGTCACCAAGAGCAAGTTCGACAACTTGTACGGCTGCAAGGAGTCTCTCGTCGACGGCATCAAGCGTGCCACCGACGTTATGATTGCTGGCAAGATCGCTGTCGTCGCCGGTTTCGGTGATGTCGGCAAGGGCTGCGCTGAGGCTCTTCGCTCCATGGGCGCTCGTGTCCTTGTCACCGAGATTGACCCCATCAACGCCCTCCAGGCCGCCATGACTGGCTTCCAGGTTGTCACCATGGAGGAGGCTGCCCCCACCGCCCAGATCTTTGTCACCACCACCGGCTGCCGAGACATCATTGTCGGCAAGCACTTCGAGGCCATGCGTGAGGACGCCATCGTCTGCAACATCGGTCACTTCGACATTGAGATCGATGTCGCCTGGTTGAAGAAGACCGCCAAGGAGGTCGTCAGCATCAAGCCACAAGTCGACCGTTTCCTCATGCCAAGCGGCCGCCACATCATCCTCCTTGCTGAGGGTCGTCTGGTCAACCTCGGATGTGCCACTGGCCACAGCTCCTTCGTCATGTCCTGCTCGTTCACCAACCAGGTCCTTGCTCAGATTATGCTGTACAAGTCGGCCGACAAGGAGTTCGCCAAGAAGTACATCGAGTTCGGCCGTGCCATCGAAGATGACGAGGTCGACCTCCGccagaagaagaaggagaacgagcCAAAGAGCTCAGTTGAGCGTCTCCCAGTTGGTGTCTACGTTCTGCCAAAGATCCTCGACGAGCAGGTCGCCAAGCTCCACCTTGAGCACGTCAACGTGAACCTCACCAAGATGACCGACGTCCAAGCAGACTACATGGGTCTGCCAGTCGAGGGTCCTTTCAAGAGCGAGATGTACCGATACTAG